A section of the Methanocellales archaeon genome encodes:
- a CDS encoding GTP-binding protein codes for MDSKIEQKIKALEDEIFKTQKNKATEHHIGKLKSKIARLKEEAEKRQSKGPKGKGFSIKKSGDAVVGLVGFPNTGKSTLLNQLTGASSKIGDYDFTTLEAIPGVMKYKGADIQFLDLPGLITGASKGKGRGKEVLSAIRNVDLLLLMVDVRYLGHLEIIEKELYDAGLRLNQNSPGVFTTRKDSGGIKVNSTTALTHLNEDTIKSIASEFVTSADIIIREDISEDQLIDSFSKNRAYMQAVVVINKKDLVIKEILDENIKKIRAKGLDVLTISAKNGDGLDELREAIFSRLKIVRIYLKPSGGEADYDKPLILKEDDLVEDACKKLHRDFREKFRYALIWGSSAKHAGQKVGLDHTLKDEDVLTIIIWK; via the coding sequence ATGGATTCCAAGATAGAGCAAAAGATCAAAGCTTTAGAAGACGAAATTTTCAAGACACAGAAGAATAAGGCTACTGAACACCATATCGGTAAGCTCAAGTCTAAAATTGCAAGACTTAAAGAAGAAGCAGAGAAAAGACAAAGCAAAGGCCCTAAAGGCAAAGGGTTTTCGATTAAGAAATCTGGTGATGCTGTCGTGGGCCTCGTAGGTTTTCCAAACACCGGCAAAAGCACTCTTTTAAATCAATTAACCGGGGCTTCTAGTAAAATAGGCGATTACGATTTCACCACATTGGAAGCAATTCCTGGTGTAATGAAATATAAAGGGGCAGATATTCAGTTTTTGGATTTACCGGGTCTTATTACAGGTGCATCAAAAGGTAAGGGTCGGGGAAAAGAAGTTTTGTCTGCTATTCGAAATGTTGATTTGTTATTGTTAATGGTCGATGTGCGGTACTTAGGACATCTTGAAATAATTGAGAAAGAATTATATGATGCTGGTTTGCGGTTAAATCAAAATAGCCCAGGTGTTTTTACTACAAGAAAAGATAGTGGCGGAATTAAAGTAAATTCTACGACTGCCCTTACACATCTAAATGAAGATACTATAAAATCGATTGCCTCCGAGTTTGTGACGAGTGCAGACATCATTATACGTGAGGACATTTCTGAGGACCAATTAATCGATTCCTTTTCTAAAAACAGAGCATATATGCAAGCCGTGGTCGTTATAAATAAAAAAGACCTTGTAATCAAGGAAATTTTGGATGAAAATATAAAAAAAATAAGGGCGAAAGGTCTGGACGTATTAACAATATCTGCTAAAAATGGTGATGGCTTGGATGAACTTAGAGAAGCCATCTTTTCTCGACTGAAAATAGTCAGGATATATTTGAAACCTAGTGGGGGGGAAGCCGATTATGATAAACCTTTGATATTGAAAGAAGATGACCTAGTAGAGGATGCTTGTAAAAAGCTTCATCGCGATTTTCGGGAGAAATTTAGATATGCGTTGATTTGGGGCTCTTCTGCAAAACATGCTGGTCAAAAGGTTGGATTAGACCATACATTAAAAGATGAGGACGTTTTGACAATAATCATATGGAAATAA
- a CDS encoding DUF4389 domain-containing protein encodes MVGESGELKQLFVYERDASRLELFIRIVYSIAIYIVLVVYGFIAEICLAIQWFVILILGRRSEGLALFIKGYLEYVVHVIGYFYWMTDKRPGIMPKKSEIYEREYMNLSKEHTEQ; translated from the coding sequence ATGGTTGGAGAATCTGGTGAATTGAAACAGCTATTTGTTTACGAGCGCGATGCAAGTCGATTAGAGCTTTTCATTAGGATCGTTTATTCGATTGCTATTTACATCGTATTAGTGGTGTACGGATTTATCGCTGAGATATGCCTGGCTATCCAGTGGTTTGTGATATTGATACTCGGTCGCAGAAGCGAGGGATTAGCCCTCTTCATTAAAGGCTACCTTGAATATGTTGTGCATGTGATAGGCTATTTTTACTGGATGACTGACAAGCGACCAGGGATAATGCCAAAGAAGAGTGAGATATACGAAAGAGAATATATGAACCTCTCCAAAGAACACACCGAACAATAA
- a CDS encoding nodulation protein NfeD yields the protein MKKWFLLIFLMLLLTSSIAGAATEKVYVIEIEGMVTAGTALRVENGIKDASRIGASAILIKLDTPGGLVDATMDIVKSIDNSPIQVITYVSPEGAIAASAGTYILLSGDVAVMSPGTTCGACMPVTSDPMGETKPADNKTINFLTAYMKGIAEENGRPVDIAERFVTENLAITSNEALEKGIVDIIAEDVPDLLDQMNMTGAEIYTQEGELRDGIIDLLSNPQIAFILLLVGIYGIMFGFMSPGTYVPETIGAICLILALYGLGTFEVGVFGIILIIAAVTLFIAEMLTPTYGILTFGGVVCLVLGALMLPQEPLLSEVWFRTFRLVVIGMASASAAFFIFGVGAVIKTRRMKPTTGSEGLIGLTCEAYSDIDPVGLVKIKGEIWRAESKDGIKSGEKAKIVDRRGLTLILRKVNGESD from the coding sequence ATGAAAAAGTGGTTTTTGCTAATCTTTCTGATGCTGCTTTTGACGTCAAGCATTGCGGGTGCAGCTACTGAGAAGGTATATGTCATTGAGATCGAGGGTATGGTAACCGCAGGCACCGCTCTTCGTGTGGAGAACGGGATAAAGGATGCATCGCGTATTGGCGCATCTGCGATTTTGATCAAGCTCGATACACCTGGTGGGCTGGTAGATGCGACGATGGATATAGTGAAGTCCATAGACAACTCCCCCATCCAGGTTATAACCTATGTATCGCCCGAGGGTGCTATCGCTGCATCGGCAGGGACCTATATCCTGCTTTCAGGGGATGTGGCAGTGATGTCGCCTGGAACTACGTGTGGTGCTTGCATGCCTGTGACATCAGATCCAATGGGAGAGACCAAGCCTGCCGATAATAAAACGATAAATTTTCTGACAGCCTATATGAAGGGCATAGCTGAAGAAAATGGTAGACCGGTTGATATCGCGGAGAGATTCGTCACTGAGAATTTGGCTATAACTTCTAATGAAGCGCTGGAAAAAGGCATTGTGGACATAATTGCGGAAGACGTTCCTGACCTACTTGATCAAATGAACATGACGGGTGCTGAAATATATACTCAGGAAGGGGAGCTACGTGACGGTATCATCGATCTGCTCAGCAATCCCCAAATAGCCTTCATATTACTTCTAGTGGGAATATATGGAATTATGTTTGGTTTCATGTCGCCTGGAACATATGTGCCAGAGACAATAGGTGCCATCTGCCTCATCTTGGCATTGTATGGTCTTGGAACATTTGAAGTAGGTGTATTTGGCATAATCCTAATCATCGCTGCAGTTACACTATTCATCGCAGAGATGCTCACGCCCACTTATGGTATCTTGACTTTTGGCGGCGTCGTTTGCCTCGTACTGGGGGCGCTAATGCTACCACAAGAGCCTTTACTTTCAGAAGTATGGTTCAGAACGTTCCGATTGGTAGTGATTGGCATGGCCAGTGCCTCTGCAGCGTTTTTCATATTTGGAGTTGGTGCGGTGATAAAAACGAGGAGAATGAAGCCTACCACTGGCTCAGAAGGACTGATCGGGTTGACATGTGAGGCATATTCTGATATAGACCCCGTAGGCCTCGTTAAGATAAAGGGAGAGATATGGAGAGCGGAATCCAAGGATGGGATAAAGAGCGGGGAAAAAGCGAAAATCGTAGATCGCAGGGGATTAACTTTAATATTGAGAAAAGTCAATGGTGAAAGTGATTGA
- a CDS encoding slipin family protein gives MVKVIEMPGLEVVTYGIVLLLLLFLSSAIKIVKEYERGVIFRLGRLVGARGPGLFFVIPIFEAMVRTDLRTVTFDVPPQEVITKDNVTTRVNAVVYYRIMDPEKAVTEVESYHYATSQMAVTTLRGVIGQTELDELLSEREKLNKRLQTIVDEATDPWGIKVTAVEIKDVELPQEMRRAMASQAEAERNRRARVTHAEGEMQAAQKVAEAAKILSEQEGGLFIRTLQTIADATSEKATTVVIPLPIELMKALGPKNKKEK, from the coding sequence ATGGTGAAAGTGATTGAAATGCCTGGGCTCGAAGTAGTAACATATGGTATCGTACTTTTATTGCTGTTGTTTTTGTCCTCAGCTATCAAGATCGTGAAAGAATATGAGAGGGGGGTAATATTCAGGCTGGGCAGACTCGTGGGTGCAAGAGGTCCTGGGCTGTTTTTCGTCATACCCATATTTGAGGCGATGGTTAGGACAGACCTAAGAACGGTAACTTTCGATGTTCCACCTCAGGAAGTGATCACAAAGGACAACGTCACAACAAGGGTAAATGCGGTTGTATATTACAGGATAATGGACCCAGAGAAGGCTGTAACAGAAGTGGAGAGCTATCATTATGCGACCTCCCAGATGGCGGTGACAACGTTGAGAGGCGTGATAGGTCAAACTGAGCTGGATGAATTACTATCAGAGAGGGAGAAGCTAAACAAGCGATTACAGACCATCGTCGATGAGGCGACGGATCCATGGGGAATCAAGGTCACCGCTGTCGAGATAAAAGATGTAGAGTTGCCCCAAGAAATGAGAAGAGCGATGGCATCTCAGGCAGAGGCAGAGCGAAACAGAAGGGCGAGGGTAACCCATGCCGAAGGAGAGATGCAGGCTGCCCAAAAAGTGGCAGAAGCAGCTAAAATTCTGAGTGAACAAGAAGGGGGCTTGTTCATCCGAACTTTGCAGACTATAGCAGATGCCACATCAGAAAAGGCGACCACAGTTGTTATCCCATTGCCAATAGAGCTCATGAAGGCCCTGGGGCCTAAAAATAAAAAAGAAAAATGA
- a CDS encoding methyltransferase domain-containing protein has protein sequence MAVLTGDIVLLKGKKREFLVEVSEGELHTDLGIVRLKELMGRGYGDSVVTHLGHGFVIQKPRTIDFFRHCKRVGAPMIPKDIGIIIAYTGLSKEDEVLDAGTGSGILAIYLGSIASKVITYEKNAEFVKIARKNICATGLKNVEVRHGDILSEAPHLKEKFDVITLDMMDASQVVPFTKNMLKPSGFLVTYSPFFEQSKDIREAMGKDFSEVRTLECMEREINFAKGRTRPSTRAVGHTGFITIARL, from the coding sequence ATGGCTGTGTTAACTGGAGATATAGTATTACTCAAAGGTAAAAAGCGGGAGTTTTTAGTAGAAGTTTCAGAGGGGGAATTGCACACGGACCTTGGCATCGTTCGGCTGAAAGAGCTGATGGGAAGGGGATATGGGGATTCCGTCGTTACACATTTAGGTCATGGTTTCGTGATCCAAAAGCCTAGGACTATAGACTTTTTCAGACATTGCAAGCGCGTAGGGGCACCGATGATACCAAAAGATATCGGAATCATCATCGCTTACACGGGTCTTAGCAAAGAGGATGAGGTGCTCGATGCAGGGACCGGCTCCGGTATACTCGCCATCTATCTGGGCAGCATCGCAAGCAAGGTGATTACCTATGAGAAGAACGCTGAGTTTGTCAAAATCGCCAGAAAAAACATCTGTGCTACTGGACTAAAAAACGTCGAAGTGAGACATGGAGACATCCTATCGGAAGCCCCACACCTAAAGGAAAAGTTCGATGTCATTACATTGGATATGATGGATGCATCTCAGGTGGTACCCTTTACAAAAAATATGTTGAAGCCAAGTGGCTTCTTGGTAACATACTCTCCTTTCTTTGAACAAAGCAAAGACATAAGAGAGGCGATGGGAAAAGACTTCTCAGAGGTCCGAACCCTCGAATGCATGGAGAGAGAGATAAACTTCGCAAAAGGACGAACTCGGCCGAGCACACGCGCAGTTGGACACACCGGATTTATCACGATAGCGAGATTGTAA
- a CDS encoding nascent polypeptide-associated complex protein, translating into MFPGMRGMNPQKLKQMMKQMGIDIKEIEGVEEVIIRTADSEIVFRDADVTIMDARGVKTYQIAGTPEEHPREEIPEADVQLVIEQTGVSETEAKAALKEVKGDLAEAIMNLKK; encoded by the coding sequence ATGTTTCCAGGAATGAGAGGGATGAACCCGCAAAAATTGAAACAAATGATGAAACAAATGGGGATCGACATAAAGGAAATTGAGGGCGTAGAAGAGGTCATCATTCGAACTGCGGATAGTGAAATTGTTTTCCGTGATGCAGATGTCACGATCATGGACGCCAGGGGGGTAAAAACCTACCAAATAGCTGGGACACCAGAAGAGCATCCTCGCGAGGAAATACCTGAGGCTGATGTTCAGCTTGTGATCGAGCAGACGGGCGTCAGTGAGACGGAAGCCAAAGCTGCGTTAAAAGAGGTCAAAGGAGATCTGGCAGAAGCGATAATGAACTTAAAAAAGTGA
- a CDS encoding NAD(P)H-hydrate dehydratase, translating into MSMSMIEAITSRQMNAIDLNAAYLGISRLELMENAGRAIASTVRERLTKGNVTIFAGRGNNGGDALVAARYLEGFNVHVILLGRAGEIKSKEAKIHWDKLQNTGIALRETRSPDDIDDACIVNSDVIIDAIFGTGVHGKIRELESTTIDLINSSSAFVISVDVPSGMDPDTGMGEKMVHPDVILTFHKMKRGLLNAPNVKVVDIGIPKDAELFAGPGDLRLLKTRDAHSHKGDNGRILVIGGGVYSGAPALAALAALRTGADIVTVAAPLSVADIIASFSPNLIVSPLTSDVLVLGDVPIINELILRHDVVVIGMGLGRSELTQGAIRAVIPLCKKIVVDADALSALEFPLKGGIITPHAGEFKSLCRAENLKGRKKSDLVKKFAQEKKVVVLLKGKTDLISDGTSLKMNRTGNAGMTVGGTGDVLAGLVGAIYAKNNALEAAVAGAFINGRAGDIAFEKYGFGLLATDVIENIPKAMGD; encoded by the coding sequence ATGTCTATGTCTATGATCGAAGCAATCACATCACGGCAGATGAATGCAATAGACCTTAATGCGGCTTATCTTGGCATTTCGCGTTTAGAGCTAATGGAAAATGCAGGCAGAGCAATCGCATCTACGGTAAGGGAGCGACTTACCAAGGGCAATGTTACGATATTTGCTGGAAGGGGTAACAATGGAGGGGACGCACTTGTCGCTGCCCGCTATCTTGAGGGATTTAACGTCCATGTGATCCTGCTTGGCCGTGCTGGAGAGATAAAGTCCAAAGAGGCAAAGATACATTGGGACAAACTACAAAACACTGGAATAGCTCTAAGGGAGACACGCAGCCCAGACGATATTGATGATGCTTGCATAGTGAATTCGGACGTTATCATCGATGCAATATTTGGCACAGGTGTTCATGGAAAAATTAGAGAGCTGGAGTCTACCACGATCGATTTAATCAATTCTTCCAGCGCTTTTGTGATTTCGGTGGATGTGCCAAGTGGAATGGACCCAGATACTGGCATGGGCGAGAAAATGGTTCATCCGGATGTAATCCTTACCTTCCATAAGATGAAGAGGGGGCTATTAAACGCTCCAAATGTGAAGGTTGTAGACATCGGCATTCCAAAAGATGCGGAATTGTTTGCAGGACCCGGAGACCTTCGACTGCTTAAAACGAGAGATGCCCACAGTCATAAAGGAGATAATGGGCGCATATTGGTCATAGGTGGTGGCGTATACAGTGGTGCTCCTGCATTGGCTGCATTAGCAGCGCTTCGAACGGGAGCAGATATTGTAACAGTTGCCGCACCTCTTAGTGTTGCAGACATCATCGCATCCTTCTCGCCAAACCTAATCGTCTCGCCCCTTACGTCCGACGTCCTAGTCCTTGGGGATGTACCGATCATAAACGAATTGATATTAAGGCATGACGTTGTGGTGATTGGAATGGGATTGGGCAGGAGCGAGTTGACACAAGGGGCGATCAGAGCTGTCATCCCTTTGTGTAAAAAGATTGTGGTCGATGCAGATGCTTTGAGTGCATTAGAGTTTCCATTGAAAGGGGGTATTATAACCCCCCATGCAGGGGAGTTCAAATCATTGTGCAGGGCAGAGAACCTAAAGGGCAGGAAGAAATCTGATCTGGTCAAGAAATTTGCTCAGGAAAAAAAAGTCGTAGTACTGTTAAAAGGGAAAACAGACCTAATATCGGATGGAACCTCTCTGAAAATGAACAGAACCGGTAATGCGGGTATGACCGTCGGTGGAACGGGTGATGTGCTGGCAGGCCTCGTGGGAGCAATATATGCTAAAAATAATGCATTGGAAGCGGCTGTCGCAGGAGCTTTCATAAATGGCAGGGCAGGAGACATTGCATTTGAGAAGTACGGATTTGGGCTATTGGCGACGGATGTAATAGAAAATATCCCAAAGGCAATGGGGGATTGA
- the moaC gene encoding cyclic pyranopterin monophosphate synthase MoaC: MEFTHVKGEKVKMVDISDKKVVARYAIATGKIKLRTSTIQAIKDGVVEKGNVLATARIATIQAVKRTPEIIPMCHQIPITSIDVDFEIEDPYIQATVGVKSVGKTGVEMEALHGVSVALLTIWDMVKSAEKDETGNYPFTIIEDISVIKKAKNEI; encoded by the coding sequence ATGGAATTTACACACGTTAAGGGTGAAAAGGTAAAGATGGTGGATATAAGTGATAAGAAGGTAGTTGCCAGATATGCAATTGCGACTGGTAAGATCAAACTCCGTACCTCTACAATCCAGGCTATAAAAGATGGCGTAGTTGAAAAGGGAAACGTTCTAGCCACTGCCAGAATTGCAACGATACAGGCTGTCAAGCGAACACCTGAGATCATCCCGATGTGTCATCAAATCCCTATAACAAGCATAGATGTAGACTTTGAGATAGAGGATCCCTATATCCAAGCTACCGTGGGAGTGAAATCCGTAGGAAAGACCGGTGTGGAAATGGAGGCACTCCACGGGGTCAGCGTTGCACTGCTCACGATCTGGGATATGGTAAAGTCAGCAGAAAAGGATGAAACTGGGAATTATCCGTTTACGATTATCGAGGACATTTCTGTGATAAAAAAGGCAAAGAATGAGATATGA
- a CDS encoding RNA methyltransferase produces the protein MRYDVVLVEPKYEGNVGSVARVMKNFGFTDLVLVNPSELGDLSRAMASHAIDILDNCKIACSFEEAVATSDLIVGTTGTAGTSDDEHIRMPFYAPAELKEKLDKKVGVISLVFGREDAGLSNEELKQCDMILKIPTSDEYPVMNLSHAVAVILYELSGIPPGKINLAKHDDLERLYAHCGSVLEQVGYPEHKCAKTLLMLRRILGRAILTGREVQTLRGILRKIEWRINR, from the coding sequence ATGAGATATGATGTAGTGCTCGTCGAACCAAAATATGAAGGCAACGTTGGCTCAGTCGCGAGAGTGATGAAAAATTTCGGCTTCACAGACCTGGTGTTGGTCAATCCATCCGAATTGGGCGATCTCTCCCGGGCCATGGCATCCCACGCCATCGATATCCTGGATAACTGCAAAATCGCTTGCTCATTTGAAGAAGCTGTCGCAACTTCGGATCTAATAGTGGGTACGACTGGAACTGCTGGAACGTCGGATGATGAGCACATCAGGATGCCGTTTTACGCTCCAGCGGAGTTAAAAGAGAAGTTGGATAAGAAGGTGGGAGTTATATCTCTGGTTTTTGGTAGAGAGGATGCAGGATTGAGCAACGAGGAACTCAAGCAATGTGATATGATCCTAAAAATCCCCACCAGCGATGAATACCCGGTTATGAATTTGTCCCATGCTGTAGCCGTGATACTTTACGAATTGAGCGGCATTCCCCCGGGAAAAATCAACTTGGCCAAGCACGATGACTTGGAGAGGTTATATGCGCATTGTGGATCTGTCTTGGAGCAAGTGGGCTATCCTGAGCATAAGTGTGCTAAGACGCTATTGATGCTACGTCGTATCCTTGGGAGGGCGATACTGACGGGAAGGGAGGTACAAACCCTTAGAGGCATATTGCGGAAAATTGAATGGCGGATCAATAGATGA
- a CDS encoding tRNA (N(6)-L-threonylcarbamoyladenosine(37)-C(2))-methylthiotransferase has translation MKAYIETYGCTANKSDSQRIKTLLLQNNYEIADSIESSDIIVVNTCTVTDRTERRMIKRLRELKKEKTIVAGCLPAAQPDLVSGWKTITPRSIPSLASILGEQSPAKNEICPGDVTALVSISEGCVGHCSYCIVKQARGDLKSYPPKTIVNSVKGLVEAGAKEILITSQDTAAYGLDIGVGLPDLLNHITGIDGDFYIRVGMMNPLTTTKILDDLVDSFDDPKVFKFLHLPVQSGSDRILKSMNRGYSVSDYVKIVDTFRERFPGITLSTDFIVGYPGESAEDFGRTVLLLEETKPTKVNITRFSPRPNTPAASLPDTLERTKKERSRVLTKAHHKIAYELHRSLVGLLTEVIVTEKGKDGSVIARDSSYRNIVIQENLMLGEKHPVRIVGARTNYLIGELLRYT, from the coding sequence ATGAAGGCATATATTGAGACATACGGATGTACAGCCAATAAAAGCGATTCCCAGCGTATTAAAACCCTCCTGCTTCAAAACAACTACGAGATAGCCGATAGCATTGAGAGCTCAGATATAATAGTCGTGAATACGTGTACAGTTACAGATAGGACAGAGCGCAGAATGATCAAGCGTCTTAGGGAGCTAAAAAAAGAAAAAACGATCGTTGCAGGTTGTTTGCCCGCAGCTCAGCCCGATCTCGTTTCAGGTTGGAAAACGATCACCCCCAGGTCCATACCCTCTCTGGCAAGTATATTGGGGGAGCAGTCTCCAGCAAAAAACGAAATTTGCCCGGGAGATGTGACAGCCCTTGTTTCTATCTCAGAGGGCTGTGTTGGGCACTGTTCATATTGCATCGTGAAACAGGCAAGGGGTGACCTAAAGAGCTATCCTCCAAAGACGATCGTCAACTCGGTAAAAGGATTGGTGGAAGCGGGAGCGAAAGAGATACTGATTACCTCACAAGATACTGCTGCCTACGGACTGGATATCGGGGTTGGCTTACCAGATTTGTTGAATCATATCACGGGAATAGATGGCGACTTTTATATCCGAGTGGGAATGATGAATCCCCTTACTACGACAAAAATCCTCGATGACCTCGTGGATTCATTTGACGATCCCAAGGTATTTAAGTTCCTGCATCTGCCCGTCCAATCTGGCTCAGATCGTATATTGAAAAGCATGAACAGGGGCTACTCGGTTTCTGATTATGTTAAAATAGTGGATACATTCCGTGAGCGGTTTCCAGGTATTACACTTTCCACTGACTTCATCGTGGGCTATCCAGGCGAAAGTGCAGAGGACTTTGGAAGAACTGTGTTATTGCTGGAAGAAACCAAACCCACAAAAGTAAACATTACCAGATTCTCCCCTAGGCCAAATACGCCTGCAGCAAGTCTGCCTGATACACTTGAGAGGACCAAAAAGGAGAGATCAAGAGTACTCACAAAAGCCCATCATAAGATCGCATATGAACTTCACAGGTCGCTTGTTGGCTTGCTTACAGAAGTAATTGTGACTGAAAAAGGAAAGGATGGCTCGGTGATAGCGCGAGACTCCTCCTATAGAAACATAGTAATCCAAGAGAACTTGATGCTTGGCGAAAAACATCCTGTTAGGATAGTGGGTGCGAGAACAAACTATCTGATAGGGGAATTGTTAAGGTATACTTAA
- a CDS encoding TatD family hydrolase produces the protein MRIPNIQRVEESNNVIKYYDCHCHVDLLEESVLQECRSLCINIVAVSTDIKSYDRTSALRSGGLTLAKQFLGYHPDSITPDNLPYVKRVLDLVNGNKVEGLGEIGLDLSPDFRQYKDLQEKIFGQFLEIAEAKNLPVNIHSRKAQPQVLEILKNYRVKPLLHWFCGSKKQLQEAVDLGCYIGFTPACLKSNRYDKLIKTTPIECILTESDAPVYGMSPKDMPMLIERIASLKEISPREVADAVKTSYLKWIGEV, from the coding sequence ATGAGGATACCTAATATTCAACGAGTTGAAGAGAGCAATAATGTGATCAAGTATTATGACTGCCACTGCCATGTTGATCTTCTAGAAGAGTCCGTTCTGCAAGAATGCAGGAGTTTATGCATCAATATAGTGGCGGTCTCCACTGACATAAAGTCCTATGACAGGACCTCGGCATTAAGGTCCGGGGGTTTGACTCTAGCCAAACAATTTCTAGGTTACCATCCTGATAGTATAACACCTGACAATCTTCCATATGTGAAACGAGTCCTGGATCTTGTCAATGGAAATAAAGTAGAAGGGCTGGGGGAAATAGGTCTTGATTTAAGCCCTGATTTTAGGCAATATAAAGACTTGCAAGAAAAAATATTTGGCCAGTTCCTCGAAATCGCGGAAGCAAAAAATCTGCCAGTAAACATCCATTCCAGAAAAGCACAGCCCCAAGTTCTGGAAATATTAAAAAATTATAGAGTTAAACCCCTCCTTCACTGGTTTTGCGGTAGCAAAAAACAACTCCAAGAAGCTGTTGATCTTGGTTGTTATATTGGATTTACCCCAGCATGCTTAAAGTCGAATAGATATGATAAGCTGATTAAAACAACCCCCATTGAGTGTATCCTGACTGAAAGCGATGCACCTGTCTATGGGATGTCGCCCAAGGACATGCCTATGCTAATAGAGAGGATAGCCAGTTTAAAGGAAATCTCCCCAAGAGAAGTAGCAGATGCCGTCAAAACAAGTTATTTAAAATGGATCGGAGAGGTTTAA